One genomic window of Scylla paramamosain isolate STU-SP2022 chromosome 20, ASM3559412v1, whole genome shotgun sequence includes the following:
- the LOC135110705 gene encoding uncharacterized protein LOC135110705 codes for MKSCIILALAALCGVAVAMPGGIGGGFIGGSGLRGGFGNGYGNTGFGGSRAVIIRGGGGGYGGGFNGGFNNGFFGGYNGGFNGGFNGGRFFNQGGYGGGRVISIGSGLGGRYGCAYGRCY; via the coding sequence AAATCGTGCATCATCCTCGCACTGGCGGCCCTCTGCGGCGTGGCTGTGGCAATGCCCGGCGGTATCGGCGGCGGCTTCATTGGTGGAAGTGGACTGAGAGGAGGCTTCGGCAACGGATACGGAAACACCGGATTCGGCGGCTCAAGGGCTGTTATTATTCGCGGTGGCGGAGGCGGCTATGGTGGCGGCTTCAATGGCGGCTTCAATAACGGCTTCTTTGGCGGCTACAATGGCGGCTTCAATGGCGGCTTCAATGGCGGCCGATTTTTCAACCAAGGTGGCTATGGCGGCGGCAGAGTTATCAGCATCGGTAGCGGCCTTGGTGGCAGATATGGCTGCGCCTATGGTAGATGTTATTAA